Proteins encoded in a region of the Prochlorococcus marinus CUG1416 genome:
- a CDS encoding NAD(P)H-quinone oxidoreductase subunit 4 — translation MNLESFPWLSCIVLLPLIGALIMPFLSSKEGEDNTLPRNISLTFLFIDFLLIIVVLLQKFNTADSSLQLVERAAWLPSIGLEWSLGVDGLSAPLVALSGLITFLSAAASWKIKKKSNLYFALLLIQASAQALVFLSQDFLLFFLAWELELVPVYLLIAIWGGKKKLYAATKFILYTALASLLILISGLAIALSGDTFTLNITDLTNKHVTGSLALLSYLGFLIGFGVKLPIFPLHTWLPDAHGEANAPVSMLLAGILLKMGGYALLRFNVQILPEVHLQLAPALIILGIINIIYGALNAFAQDNVKRRIACSSVSHMGFVLLGIGAVDALGISGAMLQMISHGLIAAAMFFVTGSFYERTNTLSIPNMGGLAKVLPITFAFFLASSLASLALPGMSGFISEITVFLGITSQEGFSSLFRSITILIAAIGLVLTPIYLLSMCRRVFFGPRIPALATVKEMNGRELTIGFSLLLPTLVIGFWPKIAINLYESSTNALSQQLTLAKLIGVISTLVN, via the coding sequence ATGAATTTAGAATCTTTTCCTTGGCTATCCTGTATTGTTTTACTGCCTTTAATTGGGGCATTAATAATGCCTTTCTTGAGTTCGAAGGAAGGAGAAGATAATACACTCCCTAGAAATATTTCATTAACTTTTTTATTTATAGATTTTTTATTAATAATTGTAGTCCTTTTACAAAAATTTAATACTGCAGATAGCTCCTTGCAACTTGTAGAAAGAGCTGCTTGGTTGCCTTCAATAGGTTTAGAGTGGTCTCTTGGTGTAGATGGATTATCTGCTCCTTTAGTCGCTTTGAGTGGATTAATTACATTTTTATCAGCCGCCGCAAGTTGGAAAATAAAGAAAAAATCTAATTTATATTTTGCTCTTTTATTAATTCAAGCATCAGCTCAAGCACTAGTTTTCCTCTCTCAAGATTTCCTATTATTTTTCTTAGCTTGGGAACTTGAGTTAGTTCCGGTATATCTTCTTATTGCTATTTGGGGAGGTAAAAAGAAATTATATGCAGCGACTAAATTTATTCTTTATACAGCTTTAGCATCTTTATTAATACTCATAAGTGGTTTAGCAATTGCCTTGAGTGGTGATACTTTTACTTTAAATATTACTGACTTAACCAATAAACATGTAACAGGAAGCCTAGCATTATTATCTTATCTGGGATTTCTAATTGGTTTTGGAGTAAAACTACCTATCTTTCCGCTACATACTTGGTTGCCTGATGCACATGGAGAGGCTAATGCACCAGTATCAATGTTGCTCGCGGGAATACTTTTAAAAATGGGAGGCTACGCTCTCTTAAGATTCAATGTTCAAATATTACCTGAAGTACATCTGCAATTAGCGCCTGCATTAATTATTCTAGGGATCATTAATATTATTTACGGAGCACTAAATGCATTCGCACAGGATAATGTAAAAAGAAGAATTGCTTGTAGCTCAGTAAGTCATATGGGTTTCGTTCTATTGGGGATTGGAGCAGTGGATGCATTAGGAATAAGCGGAGCAATGCTTCAAATGATTAGTCACGGACTTATTGCAGCAGCTATGTTTTTTGTTACAGGTTCATTCTATGAAAGAACAAATACTCTTTCGATTCCAAATATGGGAGGTCTAGCAAAGGTTTTACCAATAACTTTTGCTTTTTTCTTAGCAAGCTCTCTAGCTTCTCTAGCATTACCTGGCATGAGCGGTTTTATTAGCGAAATAACTGTATTTTTAGGCATTACTAGTCAAGAGGGGTTCAGCTCTCTCTTTAGATCAATCACAATTCTAATTGCAGCTATCGGTCTAGTTCTTACACCAATATATCTACTCTCGATGTGTAGGAGAGTATTTTTTGGGCCTAGAATTCCTGCACTAGCAACAGTTAAAGAAATGAATGGTAGAGAATTGACAATTGGTTTCAGTTTATTGTTGCCTACTTTAGTAATAGGTTTTTGGCCGAAAATCGCCATAAATTTATATGAATCTTCAACCAATGCTCTCAGTCAGCAGCTAACTTTAGCTAAGTTAATAGGCGTAATTTCAACATTAGTTAATTAA
- a CDS encoding glucokinase, which translates to MNFLACDLGGTKVLLGIFSEGNYDTTKLLVKKKYISSQWTSFDLILEDFLKNECRNFAHPSSLCLAVAGPISKNNAKIINLSWNISVKALKNKFNFKSCELINDFAVQIYGIPFLKKHQYSTIQNGVNSEGANKDLHAIVGAGTGLGMARGIISGSKVKVLASEGGHIEYSPKSELEWELKIWLKNYLEVERISCERIVSGTGLSRIAEWRLSKSDAENHPLQKYFKEIKISDASRKELPEKICKLSKEGDQLMIEVEKIWLGAYASLLGDVALQELCFGGLWISGGTAPKHFKNFKSDLFIKQYFDKGRLKDIVKAIPLRVILDEEFGFFSAACRAKMLLKTT; encoded by the coding sequence ATGAATTTTCTCGCTTGTGATCTAGGAGGTACAAAAGTTTTATTAGGAATCTTCTCTGAGGGTAATTATGATACTACTAAATTACTTGTTAAAAAAAAGTATATTTCTTCGCAATGGACTTCATTTGATTTGATTTTGGAGGATTTCCTCAAAAATGAATGCCGAAATTTTGCTCATCCATCTTCTCTTTGTTTAGCCGTAGCGGGTCCTATATCTAAAAACAACGCAAAGATTATTAATTTATCATGGAATATTTCTGTAAAAGCATTAAAAAACAAATTTAATTTTAAAAGTTGCGAGCTTATAAATGATTTCGCAGTGCAAATTTATGGAATACCTTTCTTAAAAAAGCATCAATATTCTACTATCCAAAATGGAGTAAATTCTGAAGGTGCCAATAAAGATTTGCATGCCATTGTTGGAGCCGGGACTGGTTTGGGTATGGCAAGAGGCATAATATCTGGAAGTAAAGTAAAAGTTTTAGCTAGCGAAGGGGGTCATATTGAATACTCGCCAAAGTCAGAATTAGAATGGGAATTAAAGATTTGGCTTAAGAATTATCTAGAAGTTGAGAGGATATCTTGTGAAAGAATTGTTAGTGGTACTGGTTTATCAAGAATAGCCGAATGGAGACTTAGCAAATCTGATGCCGAAAACCACCCTCTACAAAAATATTTTAAAGAAATTAAAATTTCTGATGCTTCGAGAAAAGAACTACCTGAAAAAATTTGCAAACTTTCAAAAGAAGGGGATCAGCTAATGATTGAAGTTGAGAAAATATGGTTAGGTGCTTATGCCTCCTTATTGGGAGATGTTGCTCTTCAAGAATTATGCTTTGGCGGGTTATGGATTTCTGGAGGGACCGCACCAAAACATTTCAAAAACTTTAAATCAGATTTATTTATAAAACAATATTTTGATAAGGGAAGATTAAAAGATATTGTTAAAGCAATACCTCTGAGAGTAATTTTAGATGAAGAGTTTGGATTTTTTAGTGCGGCCTGTAGAGCAAAAATGCTTTTAAAAACTACTTAA
- a CDS encoding DUF697 domain-containing protein: MFDISKDNLLKDFIKFPKKNFLIILLLLGFGEWFVSDLINFAGGSIGFFALCLGGYFYLKNDKPKFNEPNNLDGWIDLCNEDLNFFEELEATNELDKQNSERQKILKSILNRCDKETISCIGQKDYQSCQSVLKSHFKAEKFDFDLYEKLPKYNSSEFIPKEALNSDAILFFINLPLSANDFLWLEKFPKNMPIWLVALTSNEIEGKNQIEDLKSQISSEFINKIITFDLNKNEIANIPFSLRKFFISSTKNVENTKKRLLKELHTTWQSEIEGIRRMHLKGIQRKNQILVATTVFLSPIPSIDVMAMTVLNSLMIKEIKSIWGCNWSPEILDKVSKEVLKTAIAQGVIEWSGQTLIGITKLHGPNWLVSGTFQAVSAAYLTRVVSSSLADFMAITKGVEEPDLDFIKKNSEKIVEKAFEKEKINWKGFISDLRKPLMKLSFDS, translated from the coding sequence GTGTTTGATATTAGTAAAGACAACCTTTTAAAGGATTTCATAAAGTTTCCTAAAAAAAATTTTCTTATTATTTTATTATTGTTAGGTTTTGGGGAATGGTTTGTCAGTGATTTAATTAATTTTGCAGGGGGCTCAATAGGATTCTTTGCCTTGTGTTTAGGGGGATATTTTTACTTGAAGAATGATAAGCCTAAATTTAATGAGCCAAATAATTTAGATGGTTGGATAGATCTATGTAATGAAGATTTAAATTTTTTTGAGGAACTTGAAGCAACAAATGAATTAGATAAACAAAATTCAGAAAGACAAAAAATACTTAAATCGATTCTTAATAGATGTGATAAAGAAACAATAAGTTGCATTGGACAAAAAGATTATCAAAGTTGTCAATCTGTTTTGAAAAGTCATTTTAAAGCAGAAAAGTTTGACTTTGATTTGTACGAAAAACTTCCTAAATATAATTCTTCTGAATTTATTCCAAAAGAGGCTTTGAATAGCGATGCAATCTTATTTTTTATAAATTTACCTTTGTCGGCAAATGATTTTTTGTGGCTTGAAAAGTTTCCTAAGAATATGCCAATTTGGTTAGTAGCTTTAACTTCCAATGAAATAGAGGGCAAAAATCAGATAGAAGACCTGAAATCTCAAATTTCAAGTGAATTTATAAATAAAATAATTACTTTTGATTTAAATAAAAATGAAATAGCAAATATACCTTTTTCTTTAAGGAAGTTTTTTATAAGTTCTACTAAAAATGTTGAAAATACAAAAAAAAGACTCTTGAAAGAACTACATACTACTTGGCAATCTGAAATTGAGGGAATAAGAAGAATGCATTTAAAAGGCATACAAAGAAAAAATCAAATTCTTGTAGCCACTACTGTTTTCTTATCGCCTATCCCGTCAATTGATGTTATGGCAATGACAGTATTAAATTCTTTAATGATTAAAGAAATCAAGTCTATATGGGGCTGTAATTGGTCTCCCGAAATTTTAGATAAAGTATCTAAAGAGGTTTTAAAAACAGCAATTGCTCAGGGAGTTATTGAATGGAGTGGACAGACTCTTATTGGAATAACAAAACTTCATGGCCCAAATTGGCTTGTTTCTGGAACATTTCAGGCTGTTAGCGCTGCGTATTTAACAAGAGTAGTATCAAGTTCTTTGGCCGATTTTATGGCAATAACAAAAGGAGTAGAAGAACCTGATTTGGATTTTATAAAGAAAAATTCTGAGAAAATTGTTGAAAAAGCTTTTGAAAAAGAAAAAATAAATTGGAAAGGATTTATTTCTGATCTTAGAAAACCACTTATGAAACTTTCCTTTGATTCATAA
- a CDS encoding metal ABC transporter ATP-binding protein has translation METTNFQNFRIDAENICVDYNGKVALYDANLRLKPGQICGLVGMNGAGKTTFFNALTGFVNISKGKIRINGESVRAAQKDQTIAYVPQNEGIDSQFPVNVWDVVMMGRYGSMNILRCPRESDVQAVKDAIERVDLNEHLSTPIGNLSGGQRKRTFLARAIAQRASILLLDEPFSGVDIRTEKLISELFIQFKNEGKTILLSTHDMIHVREFCDLVLLINKTVVAYGETSEVFTPENITTTFGGISPDFLFGPES, from the coding sequence ATGGAAACAACCAATTTTCAAAACTTTAGGATTGATGCAGAGAATATTTGCGTAGATTACAATGGCAAAGTTGCCTTATATGATGCAAATTTAAGATTAAAACCTGGCCAGATTTGTGGATTAGTAGGAATGAACGGAGCAGGTAAAACAACTTTTTTTAATGCTTTGACCGGTTTTGTAAATATTTCGAAGGGAAAAATTAGAATAAATGGAGAGTCTGTAAGAGCTGCTCAAAAAGATCAGACAATTGCTTATGTTCCTCAAAATGAGGGAATTGATAGTCAATTTCCAGTAAATGTTTGGGATGTAGTAATGATGGGAAGATATGGCTCGATGAATATTCTTAGGTGTCCTAGAGAGTCTGATGTTCAGGCGGTTAAAGATGCTATTGAGAGAGTTGATCTTAATGAGCATTTATCTACACCTATTGGAAATTTATCTGGAGGCCAGAGAAAAAGAACTTTTTTAGCTAGAGCAATTGCGCAAAGAGCATCAATTCTGCTTCTTGATGAGCCTTTTTCAGGTGTTGATATAAGAACTGAGAAACTTATCTCAGAATTATTTATTCAATTTAAAAATGAGGGAAAAACTATCTTGCTATCGACTCATGATATGATTCATGTCCGTGAATTTTGTGATTTAGTTCTTTTAATAAATAAGACTGTTGTAGCTTATGGAGAAACTTCTGAAGTGTTTACCCCTGAGAACATAACAACCACTTTTGGAGGTATTTCACCTGATTTCTTGTTTGGACCTGAGTCCTAA
- a CDS encoding metal ABC transporter substrate-binding protein, whose protein sequence is MRKNIIFFTAILLLSLAAGSCKRISNKNQNEEVILASFTVLADIIKNVSKDDFIVRSIVKPGVEVHGYQPTPSDLVKASSAFVFVDNGFGFELWAEKFISNLKVKRITVSEGLDPIFISEDSYEGKPNPHAWISPKRGMLYVDIIVESLSELRPSKRELFEENGRIYKDKLSTIDKEFSLFINNLNKEKRYLVSCEGAFSYLTNDYGLEEVYLWPVNAESQITPKRMARTISIVKDKNVQAVFCESTVSNESQMVVVNETGASFGGDLFVDSLSEDSGPASSYIKMLKHNLNLIKKGLL, encoded by the coding sequence ATGAGAAAAAATATAATTTTTTTTACTGCGATACTTTTACTTTCTTTGGCTGCAGGCTCCTGTAAGAGAATATCAAATAAAAATCAAAATGAAGAAGTAATACTGGCAAGTTTTACTGTCTTGGCAGACATAATAAAAAATGTTTCTAAAGATGATTTCATTGTTAGATCAATAGTAAAACCTGGAGTTGAAGTTCATGGTTACCAACCTACTCCAAGCGATTTGGTAAAAGCATCTAGTGCTTTTGTTTTTGTTGATAATGGATTTGGATTTGAATTATGGGCAGAAAAATTTATTTCAAATTTAAAAGTAAAAAGAATTACTGTTTCGGAAGGGCTAGATCCTATTTTTATTAGTGAAGATTCTTATGAAGGTAAACCAAACCCACATGCCTGGATTTCTCCAAAAAGAGGGATGCTTTACGTAGATATTATTGTGGAATCTTTATCAGAATTGAGGCCATCTAAAAGAGAATTATTTGAAGAAAATGGAAGAATCTATAAGGATAAACTCTCTACAATAGATAAAGAATTCTCACTTTTTATTAATAACTTAAATAAAGAGAAGAGGTATCTAGTAAGTTGTGAAGGAGCTTTTTCATATCTAACAAATGATTATGGATTAGAAGAAGTTTATTTGTGGCCAGTTAATGCTGAGAGTCAAATTACTCCAAAAAGAATGGCAAGAACAATCTCAATAGTTAAAGACAAAAATGTTCAAGCTGTATTTTGCGAAAGTACTGTAAGTAACGAATCTCAAATGGTTGTCGTAAATGAAACTGGCGCTAGTTTTGGAGGTGATCTTTTTGTTGATTCATTATCTGAAGATAGTGGCCCTGCTAGTTCTTATATAAAAATGCTTAAGCATAATTTGAATCTTATTAAAAAAGGGCTTTTATAA
- the trpS gene encoding tryptophan--tRNA ligase, which translates to MANKKRILSGVQPTGDLHIGNWLGAINNWVTLQEQYETFLCVVDLHAITAAYNPKELSKNTLSTAALYVACGIDPKICSIFVQSQISAHSELCWILNCMTPINWMERMIQFKEKSIQQGNNVSIGLFDYPILMAADILLYDADFVPVGEDQKQHLELARDIAQQRINAKFSKDKNILKIPQPIIMKNGSKIMSLIDGSKKMSKSDPNEGSRINLLDTPEIITKKIKRAKSDSSIGIEFNNPERAESKNLLMIYSILSGKEISQCENEFSETGWGTFKKLITEQLIESLEPIQEKYKVLINDPYQLNNILKEGKEKAEDLANKTLKRVKSKLGFFEMDK; encoded by the coding sequence ATGGCAAATAAAAAAAGAATTCTTTCGGGAGTTCAACCAACTGGTGATTTACATATTGGGAATTGGCTTGGGGCTATAAATAATTGGGTTACGCTTCAAGAGCAATATGAAACATTTCTATGTGTAGTTGATTTGCACGCAATCACAGCTGCATATAATCCTAAAGAATTATCCAAGAATACTCTTTCTACTGCGGCTTTATATGTTGCTTGTGGAATAGATCCAAAGATATGTTCGATTTTTGTACAAAGTCAAATTTCTGCCCATTCAGAACTTTGTTGGATATTAAATTGCATGACCCCAATAAATTGGATGGAAAGAATGATTCAATTCAAAGAAAAATCCATACAACAGGGGAATAATGTATCTATTGGATTATTTGACTATCCAATCCTGATGGCTGCAGATATCCTTCTTTACGACGCTGACTTCGTACCAGTAGGCGAAGATCAAAAACAACATCTCGAACTTGCCAGAGATATTGCACAACAAAGAATTAATGCCAAATTTAGTAAAGATAAAAATATTCTGAAAATACCTCAGCCAATAATTATGAAGAATGGATCAAAAATAATGAGCTTAATTGATGGTTCAAAAAAGATGAGTAAAAGTGATCCTAACGAAGGAAGTAGGATCAATTTGTTAGATACTCCTGAAATAATCACAAAGAAAATAAAAAGAGCAAAAAGTGATAGCTCTATTGGAATAGAATTCAATAATCCTGAGAGAGCCGAATCTAAAAATCTTCTAATGATTTATTCAATATTATCTGGCAAAGAAATTTCTCAATGTGAAAATGAATTTTCCGAGACTGGATGGGGGACATTTAAAAAATTAATTACGGAACAACTTATAGAATCTCTAGAACCTATTCAAGAAAAATATAAGGTCTTAATTAATGATCCATATCAATTAAATAATATTCTCAAAGAAGGGAAAGAAAAGGCTGAAGATTTAGCAAATAAAACTCTAAAAAGAGTTAAATCTAAACTTGGATTCTTTGAGATGGATAAATAA
- the thrS gene encoding threonine--tRNA ligase, producing MPIITLPDGSKKVFEKSVTILEIAKSIGSGLAKATIAGKVDDVLLDATLPIKKDSKVVIITSKDKEGIEIIRHSFAHLIGHAVKQIYPNIKMAIGPVIEDGFYYDIFSEYRFTPEDLIKIEERINKLIETNYDVKILQVSKEEAIKTFKERDETFKLRIIEEIPEEDLINLYKHEEYIDMCRGPHVPNTRHLRHFKLLKLSGSYWRGNSENESLQRIYGTAWAKEKELNDYLTRIEEAEKRDHRKLGKKHSLFHIQEESPGMIFWHPNGWTIYQVLEKYIREILKKNNYLEIKTPQAVDKSLWEKSGHWEKFREDMFTTASENRTYAIKPMNCPCHIQVFNQGLKSYKDLPIRLAEFGSCHRNEPSGALHGLMRVRNFTQDDAHIFCTEEQIQAEVSTFIDLVFEVYKTFGFDEIIIKLSTRPEKRVGSEEIWDKSEEALTKALDNKNLIWELQPGEGAFYGPKIEFSLKDCLNRVWQCGTIQVDFSMPIRLDATYVDIDNEKRNPVMLHRAILGSFERFIGILIEQYEAKFPIWLAPYQIILLSITDRNNKKCLKFNELINNKGYRSKVDIRNEKIGYKIREATLGRVPLIAVIGDKEEEIDSVALRALDGRNLGIFNLPNLYKLMDQLIQKKGRTE from the coding sequence ATGCCAATAATTACCTTACCTGATGGTTCAAAAAAGGTTTTCGAAAAATCTGTAACTATTCTAGAAATTGCCAAAAGTATAGGCTCTGGATTAGCTAAAGCAACAATTGCTGGGAAAGTAGATGATGTTCTTCTTGATGCAACTCTTCCTATAAAAAAAGATTCCAAAGTTGTAATCATCACATCTAAAGATAAAGAAGGAATTGAAATAATAAGGCATTCTTTTGCTCATTTAATTGGTCATGCAGTTAAACAAATTTACCCTAATATTAAAATGGCAATTGGGCCTGTAATTGAAGATGGTTTTTATTACGATATTTTTTCCGAATACAGATTTACTCCAGAAGATTTAATAAAAATTGAAGAGCGAATTAACAAATTAATTGAGACAAATTATGACGTCAAAATTTTACAAGTTTCCAAAGAAGAAGCAATTAAAACTTTTAAAGAAAGAGATGAGACTTTTAAATTACGAATAATTGAAGAAATTCCTGAAGAAGATCTCATCAATTTATACAAGCATGAGGAATATATCGACATGTGTAGAGGGCCTCACGTACCCAACACAAGACATTTGAGACATTTTAAGTTACTTAAATTATCAGGTTCATACTGGAGAGGTAATAGTGAGAATGAATCATTACAGAGAATATATGGAACTGCATGGGCTAAAGAAAAAGAACTCAATGACTACTTAACAAGAATTGAAGAGGCAGAAAAACGGGATCATAGAAAACTTGGAAAAAAACATTCACTATTTCACATACAAGAAGAATCTCCAGGTATGATTTTTTGGCATCCAAATGGATGGACGATCTATCAGGTACTGGAAAAATACATAAGAGAAATACTTAAAAAAAATAATTATTTAGAAATTAAAACCCCACAAGCTGTTGATAAATCTCTTTGGGAAAAATCAGGACATTGGGAAAAATTTAGAGAAGATATGTTCACTACCGCATCAGAAAATAGAACTTATGCTATTAAACCAATGAATTGTCCATGCCATATTCAAGTATTTAATCAAGGTTTAAAAAGTTATAAGGATTTACCTATTCGTCTTGCTGAATTTGGTTCTTGTCACAGAAATGAGCCCTCTGGCGCACTACATGGATTAATGAGAGTAAGAAACTTTACTCAAGATGATGCACACATTTTCTGCACAGAAGAGCAAATTCAAGCAGAGGTATCTACTTTTATTGATCTTGTTTTCGAAGTTTATAAAACTTTTGGTTTTGATGAAATCATTATCAAATTATCAACTCGTCCTGAAAAAAGGGTAGGTAGTGAAGAGATTTGGGATAAATCAGAAGAGGCTCTCACCAAAGCTCTCGATAATAAGAATCTAATATGGGAACTCCAACCTGGGGAAGGTGCTTTTTACGGTCCAAAAATAGAATTCTCTTTAAAAGATTGTCTCAATAGGGTCTGGCAATGCGGAACTATTCAGGTTGATTTCTCAATGCCTATTAGATTGGATGCAACTTATGTAGATATTGATAATGAAAAAAGAAATCCAGTTATGCTTCATAGAGCTATTTTAGGATCCTTTGAAAGATTTATCGGAATCTTAATTGAACAATATGAGGCAAAATTCCCAATTTGGCTTGCTCCTTATCAAATAATTTTATTGAGCATTACCGATAGAAATAATAAAAAGTGTTTAAAGTTCAATGAATTAATAAATAATAAGGGTTACCGATCAAAAGTTGATATAAGGAATGAAAAAATAGGATATAAGATAAGGGAAGCAACTCTTGGGAGAGTTCCTTTAATTGCAGTTATTGGAGACAAAGAAGAGGAAATTGATTCAGTCGCCTTAAGAGCTTTGGATGGAAGAAATTTAGGAATTTTCAATTTACCTAATCTTTACAAATTAATGGACCAATTAATACAAAAGAAAGGGAGAACAGAATAA
- a CDS encoding metal ABC transporter permease, with product MELCSFLTVDKFITGPLTHDFMRKALFMSSLVAAVCGFLSSYLTLKGWALMGDAVSHSVMPGVVVAYALGLPFSLGAFIFGVGSVALIGFIKQKSRVKEDTVIGLVFTGFFALGIVLVSKIKSNIDLHSILFGSPLGISLSDVKQTLFISLLVVILLSIFRKDLMLYCFDPRHAKTVGINVFFLHYLLLTCLSLAAVVGLQSVGIILVVAMLITPGATAYLLTDQFDNMTIISVLSAIISSVIGIYVSFWFDLETGGSIVLAQTFIFLFAFLFAPRYGIFKFKKLFAGYK from the coding sequence ATGGAGCTCTGTTCTTTTTTAACTGTAGATAAATTCATAACAGGTCCTTTAACTCATGACTTTATGAGAAAAGCACTTTTTATGAGTTCACTAGTAGCAGCTGTTTGTGGCTTCTTATCTAGTTATTTGACTCTTAAAGGATGGGCTTTAATGGGAGATGCAGTTTCACATTCAGTAATGCCTGGTGTTGTTGTCGCCTATGCTTTAGGTCTCCCTTTTTCATTGGGTGCATTTATTTTCGGAGTTGGTTCTGTAGCATTGATAGGGTTTATAAAGCAGAAATCCAGAGTTAAGGAAGATACTGTTATTGGGCTCGTATTTACTGGATTTTTTGCGCTTGGAATCGTATTGGTTTCTAAGATTAAAAGTAATATTGACCTGCACTCTATTCTTTTTGGTAGTCCATTAGGAATATCACTTTCAGATGTAAAGCAAACCCTATTCATTTCTTTATTGGTAGTAATACTCTTATCAATTTTTAGAAAAGATTTAATGCTTTATTGTTTTGATCCTAGGCATGCAAAAACAGTTGGAATTAACGTATTTTTTCTTCATTATTTACTCCTTACATGCTTATCATTAGCAGCAGTTGTGGGCTTGCAGTCTGTTGGCATTATTTTAGTGGTCGCAATGTTGATTACACCAGGAGCCACAGCATATTTACTTACTGATCAGTTTGATAATATGACCATTATTTCAGTATTAAGTGCAATTATCTCAAGCGTAATAGGAATCTACGTTAGCTTTTGGTTTGACCTTGAAACAGGTGGATCAATTGTCTTGGCACAAACATTTATATTTTTATTCGCTTTTTTATTCGCTCCAAGATATGGAATTTTCAAGTTTAAAAAATTATTTGCTGGGTATAAATGA
- the thrB gene encoding homoserine kinase, with protein MSIPEVGKKIRVTVPSTTANLGPGFDCLGAALDLYNEFIFTRIEGGGDRFDLIMESTDGNHLRGGPENLVFRAAQKVWESANMTPFALEARVKLAVPPARGLGSSATAIVAGLIGANAIMDSPLSKEKLLELAIDIEGHPDNVVPSLLGGLCLTARSSSQRWRIIRCDWHESIKTVVAIPAIRLSTSEARKVMPKNVPIADAVTNMGALTLLLNGLKTGNDELIKEGMFDRLHEPYRWKLIKGGLEVKDAALQAGALGCAISGAGPSILALCKKENGKSVSQAMVKAWEKLGVASRAPFLNVQTSGSQFSTIPGK; from the coding sequence ATGTCTATTCCTGAAGTAGGTAAAAAAATAAGAGTTACAGTGCCTTCCACAACTGCTAATTTGGGACCTGGATTCGACTGCCTTGGCGCAGCATTAGATTTATATAATGAATTCATTTTCACAAGAATAGAAGGTGGTGGAGATAGATTTGATCTAATAATGGAAAGTACAGATGGTAATCACTTAAGAGGGGGGCCTGAAAACTTGGTTTTTAGAGCAGCTCAGAAAGTATGGGAAAGTGCGAACATGACTCCTTTTGCTCTTGAAGCAAGAGTTAAGCTTGCCGTACCTCCTGCACGAGGGCTTGGAAGTAGTGCCACAGCAATAGTTGCTGGACTAATTGGAGCAAATGCAATAATGGACTCCCCCCTTTCCAAAGAAAAACTCCTAGAACTTGCTATTGATATTGAAGGTCATCCTGATAATGTAGTGCCCTCTCTTTTGGGTGGGCTTTGTTTAACAGCCCGGTCATCTTCTCAAAGATGGAGAATTATAAGATGTGATTGGCACGAATCCATTAAAACTGTTGTAGCAATACCTGCTATTCGATTAAGCACAAGTGAAGCAAGGAAAGTAATGCCTAAGAATGTCCCCATAGCTGATGCAGTGACAAATATGGGGGCACTTACTTTATTACTAAATGGCTTAAAAACAGGGAATGATGAATTAATAAAAGAGGGAATGTTTGACAGGCTACATGAACCATACCGCTGGAAGCTTATTAAAGGCGGGCTAGAAGTCAAAGATGCAGCACTACAAGCAGGTGCTTTAGGATGTGCAATTAGTGGGGCTGGGCCAAGTATCTTAGCTTTGTGTAAAAAGGAAAATGGTAAAAGTGTAAGTCAAGCAATGGTAAAAGCTTGGGAGAAGTTAGGAGTAGCAAGTAGAGCTCCATTCTTAAACGTTCAAACATCAGGCAGTCAATTTAGCACTATCCCTGGTAAGTAG